GCAATAGCATCGGTTTGTTGGATAGCTTGCATAATCGTATCCAGCTCGTTTAAGCCGCCTTCCTCTACTGCTTTGCGCAAAATAGCTTGTGTGGGCGCTGCACTACGCTGCATGGCAATAATTAATGGTAGCGTAGGCTTACCTTCCGCTAAATCATCCCCTACGTTTTTGCCCATTTCAGCAGCATCTGCCGTGTAATCCAACACATCGTCTACCAATTGGAAGGCTGTGCCCAAATGCATACCATAGCGTGCCATCGCTTGTTCTTGTTCACTATTTAGACCAGCTAAGACCGCACCCAATTGGCAAGCAGCTTCAAACAACTTGGCTGTTTTGGAATGGATGACTTCCATATAGCGCGCTTCAGTGGTATCGGGGTCGCGGCAGTTCAGTAATTGCAAGACTTCACCTTCGGCAATGGTATTGGTGGCAGTGGATAAAATTTCCATAACGCGCATACTGCCAATATCCACCATCATTTCAAATGAGCGAGAATACAAAAAGTCGCCGACTAAAACCGCTGCTTGATTACCCCAAACATTATTTGCGGTTTGCTTGCCCCGTCGCATGTCTGATTCATCCACCACATCATCATGTAATAGCGTGGCCGTGTGTATAAATTCGACAATTGCCGCAGCGTCGATATGTTTATCCCCTTGATAACCGCAGGCACGTGCAACCAGTAAAGCCAGTAATGGACGCAGGCGTTTACCACCACTACCGATAATATAGTGACTGAGTTGATTAATCAGTACCACTTCCGAATGTAGGCGACGCTGAATGAGGGCATTGACTGCTTGCATATCTGCATCAGCCAATTGGCGTATTGAGTTGAAATCCATTACAAACCAGAGCTAAGTAAAGTGCTTGAATGCTAGAAATAGCCTATCGTGGTGTCAAGCGATACACCCCAAAGGGCTAAATATTTTATTTGCTGTTTGCTATTGACAAGCGACTTCGATACAATCCCGCGACTCTTTAACAGGACATTTTTGGAGAACGCAAATCATGTATGCGGTCATCGTAACCGGCGGTAAACAGTACCGCGTCGCTCAAGGCGATGTCATCTTAGTTGAAAAACTGGATGCAGAAGAAGGCGCTAGCATTGATTTCGCAAATGTCCTGATGGTCGGGGAAGGCGATTCCGTGCAAATCGGTGCGCCTTACGTTGCAGGCAGCAAAGTAACTGCAACCGTGCAAGCCCAGACTCGCGGCGAAAAAGTGCGGATTATGAAGTTCCGCCGCCGTAAGCACCATCAGAAATGTACTGGTCACCGCCAGTATCTGACACAGATCGAAATCACTGGTATCTCAGCATAAGGGGAAGCAGCAATGGCACATAAGAAGGCAGGCGGTAGTACCCGCAACGGTCGTGACTCCGAATCCAAACGTTTAGGCGTAAAACGTTTCGGTGGTCAATTCGTTTTAGCTGGCAATATTTTAGTTCGTCAACGCGGTACTCGTTTTCACGCTGGCGAAAACGTGGGTGTTGGTAAGGATTATACCTTATTTGCTAAAGCCGATGGTAAAGTCGTTTTTGAGCATAAAGGTCTTAAAAACCGTACATATGTAAGTATTCAACCTACTGAAGCACAAGCTTAAGTTTGAATCTTACTCATACGATTTGTGAAAAGCCCCGCCAGTCGGGGCTTTTTGCTTATTGAAGGCATAAAGTTATGAAGTTTGTTGATGAAGTAACCATTCGCGTGAAAGCAGGCGATGGTGGTAATGGTTGTGTAAGCTTTCGCCGTGAGAAATATATCGAGTTCGGCGGTCCTAATGGC
This DNA window, taken from Candidatus Thiocaldithrix dubininis, encodes the following:
- the rplU gene encoding 50S ribosomal protein L21; the encoded protein is MYAVIVTGGKQYRVAQGDVILVEKLDAEEGASIDFANVLMVGEGDSVQIGAPYVAGSKVTATVQAQTRGEKVRIMKFRRRKHHQKCTGHRQYLTQIEITGISA
- the rpmA gene encoding 50S ribosomal protein L27, with protein sequence MAHKKAGGSTRNGRDSESKRLGVKRFGGQFVLAGNILVRQRGTRFHAGENVGVGKDYTLFAKADGKVVFEHKGLKNRTYVSIQPTEAQA
- the ispB gene encoding octaprenyl diphosphate synthase — protein: MDFNSIRQLADADMQAVNALIQRRLHSEVVLINQLSHYIIGSGGKRLRPLLALLVARACGYQGDKHIDAAAIVEFIHTATLLHDDVVDESDMRRGKQTANNVWGNQAAVLVGDFLYSRSFEMMVDIGSMRVMEILSTATNTIAEGEVLQLLNCRDPDTTEARYMEVIHSKTAKLFEAACQLGAVLAGLNSEQEQAMARYGMHLGTAFQLVDDVLDYTADAAEMGKNVGDDLAEGKPTLPLIIAMQRSAAPTQAILRKAVEEGGLNELDTIMQAIQQTDAIAYTLQRATRETELAIENLSVLPASDYKQSLENLAWFAIKRSH